The genomic segment CTGGTTGCCGCCGCGATGCCCAAACTTCAGCTTCCCGGTATCGGCGCCGATCGCGCGCGCCAGCAGCTGATGGCCAAGGCAGATACCGAAGTACGGGATATCGGCCGCCAGCGTGGCATGCACGAAATCGAGCCCGCTATCGAGATTCCGCGGATCGCCGGGACCTGGAGAGACGATGACGCCATCGGGTTTCAGCGCTTCGATGTCGGAAAACGGCGTGCCGTAGGGCACGACCGAGACGACGGCGCCGCGATCGACCAGCGACTGGACGATGTTGAACTTCACCCCGCAATCGAC from the Thermomicrobiales bacterium genome contains:
- a CDS encoding carbamoyl phosphate synthase small subunit, translated to VDCGVKFNIVQSLVDRGAVVSVVPYGTPFSDIEALKPDGVIVSPGPGDPRNLDSGLDFVHATLAADIPYFGICLGHQLLARAIGADTGKLKFGHRGGNQPVKDLRTGAVSITAQNHGYYVDGSTIPPSSEWEVALVNLNDRSVEGLRHSTLPIISVQFHPEASPGPWDSSNLFDDFLDMVRARKAA